From the Hordeum vulgare subsp. vulgare chromosome 1H, MorexV3_pseudomolecules_assembly, whole genome shotgun sequence genome, the window gtcaagcgatgaaaccagtctttcgtaagcatacgaataatgtcggtccgggccgcttcaatccaacaataccgccgaatcgagaaaatactaaggatggcagcaaatcgaacatcaccgtccacagaaccctttgtgttctactcgagattacatctacgcatgaacctagctcatgatgccactgttggggaacgtcgcatgggaaataaaaaaattcctatgcgcacgaacacctatcatggtgatgtccatctacgagaggagatttggatctacgtacccttgtagatcgcacagcacgaagcgttaagaaacgcggttgatgtagtagaacatcctcacgtccctcgatctgccccgcgaacagtcccacaaaccgtcccgcgatccgtcccacgatccgctctgatctagtgccgaacggacggcacctccgcgttcagcacacgtacagctcgacgatgatctcggccttcttgatccagcaagcaagacggagaaatagatgagttctccagcagcgtgacggcgctccggtggttgtgaagtatctactcctgcagggctccgcctgagctccgtagaaatacgatctagaggtaaaactatggtgtctagatgtgagttgcacgtggaaaagttgtctcaaatcaaccctaaatcaccagtatatataagagggagggggagggacttgccttgagggccaagcccccaaggtgcgtcgtccaagaagaggaggaggactcctactccaatcctagtacaactaggattggaaagtggagtccttcccatccttctttctttggttttctctctatggcgcataggcctgattgggctgtcccaccagcccactaagggctggtgcgccacccataagtcctttgggcttatcCCGAGAGGGTTGCCCCccacccggtgaacttccggaacccattcgtcactcccggtacattcccggtaatgcccgaaaacttttcggtaaccaaatgaagtcatcctatatatcaatcttcgtctccggactactccagttcatgatctcatccgggattccgaacaacattcggtaaccacgcatataactcaactatactaaaacatcgctgaaccttaagtgtgcacaccctgcgggttcgagaactatgtagacatgccctggggtactcctcggtcaatatccaatagcgggacctggatgcccatattggatcctacatattctccgaagatcttatcggttgaacctcagtgtcaaggattcatataatcatgtatgtcattccctttgtcctagggtatgttacttgcccaagattcgatcgtcggtatccgcatacctatttcaatctcgttaccaccaagtctcttcactcattctgtaacacaagatcccgtaacttacacttagtcacattgcttgcaaggcttgtgtgtgatgttgtattaccgagtgggccccgagatacctctccgtcacacggagtaacaaatcccagtcttgatccatactaactcaacggacaccttcggagatacctgtagagcacctttatagtcacccagttacgttgtgatgtttgatacacacaaggcattcctccggtgccagtgagttatatgatatcatggtcataggaacaaatacttgacacgcagaaaactatagtaataaaacgacacgatcaatatgctacgttcatagtttgggcctactccatcacatgattctcctaatgatgtgatccagttatcaagcaataacactttgcacatagccagaaaaccttgactatccttgatcaactagctagccaactagaggcttgctagggacattgttgtgtctatgtatccacacatgtatctatgttatcATTCAAaagaattataacatggatattaaacaattatctttaaacaagaaatataataataactatttatcattgcctctagggcatatttccaacagagggaTCTAGGGGTGTAAACAAAGGCCTATGGACATGGGATGCTCTCGAGAGCCATTGGAAGAGAGGGAGTGTTGATAGAGATGGAAGAAGATGTTGTCTAGAGGGGTAAATGGAGGTTTAACCCCCGTTCAAGAGTTCATCCGGTTAACGGGTTAACTTGTCGATTAATCTCTACTCTTTGGGTCACCAAGTAGGCAATAAATTGATAAATTGTTTGATTAATTGGCCGATTAGCTTGCCGATTAGCCTATTAATTTCCTACTCGTGAGCCAACCGAGCAGCTACCGGTTAATGATTTCCTCAAAAATTATTTTACCCCACTCAATCATTGATCTATGGGCTTGAAATTTTTATTCGGGGTAGAATATGACTAGGATAAGCCCTTGTAGGAAACTGAGCTTAAGGATAACAGTAGAAGGGGTCAAAACAATAAGTTTGGTAAATAGCACAGGGTGTTTGTGTTGGTTTTGAGCTAGCTAAGTGGATCCATTCAGTGTGAAATTTAACAGGAATGTAACATTAGGATCAAATTACCTTGTGGTAGGAATCTTAGCTCATTTAGAGAAACTTgctagtgcaattatttctaactCAAGAAATGGGCATAAATGGTCTTGGCAAGCTTTGATCAATCTTCCCTGTTCTCCTTGATGAACCACTTTGTGTAGGTGAAATAATAGGAACTTTGAACATATTGACCAATTTTGAGAACATTTGGAGAAACTTGATAATATAAAGTTGTTCAAACTTGGAAATGGACAAAAAGGATTTTGGGGTACTTTGATGAGCCAAAATAAGTTGGATTGAGATTTAACTTGGTAAGATCATCCTCTCAGAAGTACTAGACTTTCTGGAATGTTCTTGGATTTATTTgacaatatttcttatagaaatatttcaaatacttgaaatatcCAGAAagtgttttggagggttttgatcaatagtttgaacatgaccatgtgttcaaaCTCATATATGTGAAAACTATGtcgagtgagtttccctaaattttctcaaatatttttgaaacaaTAAAATAATTTTCCCCTATAAAAGACATTTTTGGCCTCTAGAAaaagcatttaaataaaatacgaaattaacttttaaaatatttttttgtggttttggaaagtcTCATAGATAATAAGTTCCAATTTAAATCTTTGAAGTAAAATGTATACCCTAATTTGAGGAATTGTAGTTCAAACCTcaattgaggggggggggggggggtgaaaccTAAAttgaataaatgctttttggaCAAAATAATTTtgtataaaaatagttttatgtcctatacacatggcaatgATCATTGGGAAATGTTTTGGATCAAGGAGAGGAGTTACGAGAGTAGGAGATTTTTTGTGAATTAAGAACACACTCAAACAAGCAAGTGAATATCAATTCAATCAAGCACCACATCCACACAAAAAGTTTTTATTGGTCCAAATTTTGAGCTTTATTAAACATAGTAATGCGGTACAAAGCACATGTTGTGACAGAAAAGTTGCTACCTTCTTGTTTTTGGAACCACCGGTCATAGCACACTCTTATTCTTGTGAGAGCGTATTTCTTTGGATTCTTCAGAGGAGTTCTTATTGGAAAGCTTCCAAGGAGTTCTTACCAAGTAAATTTGCTTTGCTTATCAGTTTgggatgaccagcacatcctacaCAACAAGAAGTCACTTGTGATCCTATAAAGTTCTTTGTGTAAAAGATGCAAGAGTTTGTACGGTACTAAAGATCTCCAACTTTATGAAGATCTACCTTTAATGAGGATGGTTATATGTCAATGGAAAACTGAAGAGTGAGTTAGGTTAAAGGATATTTGATACAATTATCCAGTAAAAATAGTCTCCTTATCGTACGCTCTTTCTGAGCCATTGACATTGTTTGTTTTTAGAGTAGATCTCATCGAGTAAATGAAGTTGAAGGGAAATAATTGTGCAGGAAGCATAAGTTAGTGACAATGCCCAACTGAAACAACGTGTAAAACTATGCAATGCAACGCTACGTACAGATTCACTACGTCCTCCAAAATCTTTGGCTACAAGTACAAGGTATTATGGATGTTCAGGAGTGAAACTCTAGCCTGAAGCAGACTACTAAACACCTTCTCGCTCCCGCTCTCGAGCTCGCCAATGCGTTCCTCAAGCctctccagcgccgccgccgtctcTGGCAGTGATACTGCCTTCTTGGCCGCCGGCACGACCCGCAGCCTCGCCAGCCATGCGCTCGAGGGCACCGTCTGGACCACTGACGATACGTCCGGAGGCATTGCCGCACACCACAGAAAGATGGACTCCGACGCCGACGCCGTGGCCGCGGCCGCCTCGGCCACCACGCGGGCGACCTCACCGTCCGCCGCATCCACCGGCGCCAGCACGGCGTGCCTCGAAGCGTGCCGCATCGCGACGGCGAGGCCGCACAGCTCCTTCTCTGCGCGCCCGCGTGCCCGGAGCGACGCGGCGACCATCGTGCCGTCCCCGAGCCGGCCGCCCGCCCGCAGCTGCGCGACGCTCTGCTTGAGCGCGAGCAGCGCCTGCTCGAACGAGCCGTACGCGTCGGCGAGCGTGAGGAACCGGTCGCAGGCGGTCGCGTCGTCGCGGAGGGCCGCCGCGGCCTGCGGCAGCGCGAGGAACTCGCCGAGCACGGCCAGGACGGCCTCCACGCGCGCCAGCCCCGATGGCCCGTCCGCGGCGGAGGCCGACGGCCATGCCCTGAGCGCGCGGACCCCGGCGTCGAGGCGCGCGTGGACGGGGTGGCACTGGAAGTGGCACGGATGGCTCGCCGACCGGGCGTGCGCGGccttcctcctccccgcggccgcgGTGCCTCTGAGTGCGAAGTGCATCATGCGACGAGTGTCAGCAGCGGTTGCGCGTTGGTTTTCTTGGCGCGCTGGTGGGTGGGATCGAGGGGACAAAGACGTGAGCTTTATATGGCCGTGCCCGCCCGCCCGCCAGGGCGCCGTGGTTTGCCGCAACTTGCGGCAGCGAAGGAAGAAAAGCTTTCGTCCATGTAGGAGCTGGCGCGGCGCTGGGCTGCTGTTTTCGGTACTGCGGCGCGCGGGGCAAAACTACTCCGTCGTAGTGGTACGCACGTACTCGGGGCTTGACTCTACCACACACAACTCGGTACGGAACAGCTTTGCATGCACGCGTACTCTGGGCGTAGTAGGTTTGCGTTCACAACGAAGCTTGAGTCAGCAAGATCGGTACGATGCTAATTGCTAAAAGGCGAAAGTTAACTGTCAACCTCGCTGGAGTCACCGGATCACCCGGAACATTCCAGGTTGAAGTgcctctgttttttttttttcgAAACGGAGACAAAAAGAAAAAATCTCATCAATTAAATTAAAGAAAAATAAAGTTTTGCAGTGTTAGAGAAGTCCGATGGACTGCATGACAATTACATGTGCCTATGTTTTGACGGCCGAAACCAGAACCTTGTTCGGGCTGGCTGGGTATTAGTCATATACGCATACGTGCTTATTTCAAGCAATATACACTAAAACATGTACAATGGTTGATAATGTAATTTTATTTTAAACCTATGTCACGTAATTTACAGAGAGCAATAGTCTACGTATCCACGGTTTGGTTATCTTAGTCTATGTAATTATACTGATCGTAAGTTTAGGGTTCTTAGTGATTTTCTAAGTGGTCACTTTTTCTTGACAAACGAATATATTAATACTATGAAGATACCAATTACATTCACTCTTTCTAGCAACGCAATGTCGTAAAGATACTACGAATGCACATGACCAAAAGACAATAAAAATAAGATCTCGTTAAAACGATCAATTCCTTGTAGTTGTAGCACGAACCGCCATCTACAGAATAAATCCAAATTCTTCAAAAATGATGTCTCCAAAAAAAAATTCACAAACGGCGTCATGACCCAATCCTAGACCTTAGGTTTTTATACTGAAGAAGATCCTTGATCGCAAAATAATGCCTTGAACAAGAAGACTACAAGGCACAACCAATTAAGGCGGGTCTTGGATTTTCTCCCTCAAAGCTAAGACTTTGTCGGTGCTGCCACCGCTACTACAAGTCATGAATCACCAAACAAAGTCCTCATCGCCACGAAGACTCGATCTGCCATTACAAGGCATCACACCACGGGTGCCATGACATTCTTCGTCATTGTCTTCACCATGAAAATCGAAATATCAACATGTCCCATAATGTCAGCAGATACCGAAGCTTCGCGTCACACTCTCCCAAAACCACTCGGACTAAAATAGGGACGCACATGATCGAATCTCATCCAATTCAGCAATCTGAACGCGTCGAACATCCAATGAAGGTTTGTGACAGAGCATTCCAGAACTTGTCAACGGTCAGATCCATGAGGATCGGCAACCGGTAGAACACCGCCTTAAAGCAAAAAGAACCCAAGAACCACGCCACCCGATGATTCCCTACAGCAGGCCGGAGATCTCAGCGCAAATCGTCGCCACCATCCTCACCACGTGAAGATGAGTAGCTGAGTCGCACCGAGACTCATGAACTAGTCGTCGTGCCGCCCCTGCAGCCACAACATCCTCATACCTCAATGTCGCATCTCCTGAACGAGGCACTATGTCCGCCCCAAGATCGCCCGATGTGACACCTCAACCAGGTTGTCATGCCCCCAAAATTTCGCAGTAGCACAGCGGCACATCTAGATCCGGGTGTAGCAGCCACATCAGCCATGATCGATGCAGCCCAGCATTAGCAGGAATCTGGACCACCCATCGAGCAAACGTGTACAAGCAAGAGTTGTCCTTGGAGATTAGCAACCCTGCATAGTTGGGGCGGTCGGATCTAAAATACAAAAGTCGGGACGTGGGAAGGTGTTAGACGCACC encodes:
- the LOC123410434 gene encoding uncharacterized protein LOC123410434, producing MMHFALRGTAAAGRRKAAHARSASHPCHFQCHPVHARLDAGVRALRAWPSASAADGPSGLARVEAVLAVLGEFLALPQAAAALRDDATACDRFLTLADAYGSFEQALLALKQSVAQLRAGGRLGDGTMVAASLRARGRAEKELCGLAVAMRHASRHAVLAPVDAADGEVARVVAEAAAATASASESIFLWCAAMPPDVSSVVQTVPSSAWLARLRVVPAAKKAVSLPETAAALERLEERIGELESGSEKVFSSLLQARVSLLNIHNTLYL